From the Synechococcus sp. HK01-R genome, one window contains:
- a CDS encoding ARC6/PARC6 family protein encodes MSRSTSIKGLRLGRRGAQGFSNQQALLVLLLIFPIGLVGLGLVVLLLQRQGTVTTAQAPAPQAVERPDSSDRSTTIQPLPTQKQPAAQPSGLTQEQARAIVEQWLTVKSQIFAPPFNTDLADQVVAAGPLWTDLTKPDGSIQWLKNNNSYYSYSAIKVNRVMRYMPSPSMPSIVVSVTEVSVLHSPKGSETSSSTKDWLYTLKEESGRWKIWDYRKQ; translated from the coding sequence GTGAGTCGCTCAACGTCAATCAAGGGCCTCCGTTTAGGGCGGCGCGGCGCGCAAGGTTTCAGTAATCAGCAAGCCCTGTTGGTTCTTTTGCTGATTTTCCCAATTGGCTTGGTGGGGCTGGGGCTTGTCGTGTTGCTCCTGCAGCGTCAGGGCACGGTGACAACTGCGCAGGCTCCCGCTCCCCAGGCCGTCGAGCGTCCGGACTCCTCAGATCGATCCACCACGATTCAGCCGCTGCCCACGCAAAAACAGCCTGCGGCTCAGCCGTCTGGACTCACACAAGAGCAAGCGAGAGCCATCGTTGAACAATGGCTCACGGTGAAATCTCAGATCTTTGCACCACCATTTAATACAGATTTGGCCGATCAGGTGGTTGCAGCAGGACCGTTGTGGACAGATCTCACTAAGCCAGATGGTTCGATTCAGTGGCTAAAAAATAATAATAGCTATTATAGTTATTCTGCGATCAAGGTGAATCGTGTGATGCGCTATATGCCCTCGCCTTCCATGCCTTCGATCGTTGTTTCTGTGACCGAAGTATCTGTTCTGCATTCACCCAAGGGCAGCGAAACGTCCTCAAGTACTAAAGACTGGCTTTATACCCTCAAAGAAGAGTCTGGTCGATGGAAAATTTGGGATTATCGCAAACAGTAA
- a CDS encoding NAD(P)H-quinone oxidoreductase subunit H, with product MTQLETRTEPMVVNFGPHHPSMHGVLRLVVTLDGEDVVDCEPVIGYLHRGMEKIAENRTNVMFVPYVSRMDYAAGMFYEAIVVNAPERLANIPVPKRASYIRVLMLELNRIANHLLWLGPFLADVGAQTPFFYIFREREMIYDLWEAATGQRLINNNYFRIGGVAADLPWGWLEKCRDFCDWFGPKIDEYEKLITNNPIFRRRIEGLGTIGKEEAINWSLSGPMLRASGVPWDLRKVDHYECYDDFDWDVAWEKEGDCFARYRVRVEEMRQSLKILRQACDMIPGGPTENLEAKRMAEGKGSDFAGFDYQYVAKKVAPTFKIPEGELYTRLESGKGEIGVFIQGNNDVTPWRFKIRAADSNNLQILPHILKGHKVADIMAILGSIDVIMGSVDR from the coding sequence ATGACGCAGCTGGAAACGCGCACGGAGCCGATGGTGGTCAACTTCGGCCCCCATCACCCCTCGATGCACGGGGTGTTGCGGCTAGTGGTGACCCTGGACGGTGAAGACGTGGTGGATTGCGAGCCGGTCATCGGCTACCTCCATCGCGGCATGGAGAAAATCGCCGAGAACCGCACGAACGTGATGTTCGTGCCCTACGTGAGCCGCATGGACTACGCGGCAGGCATGTTCTATGAGGCAATCGTGGTCAACGCCCCGGAACGGCTTGCCAACATCCCGGTTCCGAAGCGCGCTAGCTACATCCGTGTTCTGATGCTGGAACTGAACCGGATCGCCAACCACCTGCTCTGGCTTGGCCCCTTTCTTGCTGACGTGGGTGCCCAGACCCCGTTTTTCTACATCTTCCGTGAACGGGAGATGATCTACGACCTCTGGGAGGCAGCCACCGGCCAGCGCCTGATCAACAACAACTATTTCCGCATCGGCGGTGTGGCAGCAGACCTGCCCTGGGGATGGTTGGAGAAGTGCCGCGATTTCTGCGACTGGTTCGGCCCGAAGATCGACGAATACGAGAAGTTGATCACCAACAACCCGATTTTCCGCCGCCGGATTGAGGGCCTGGGAACCATTGGCAAGGAAGAGGCCATCAACTGGTCTCTGTCAGGGCCGATGCTGCGCGCCTCAGGCGTGCCCTGGGACCTGCGCAAGGTGGATCACTACGAGTGCTACGACGATTTCGATTGGGATGTGGCTTGGGAGAAGGAGGGTGACTGCTTCGCGCGCTACCGCGTGCGCGTCGAGGAGATGCGCCAGTCGCTGAAGATCCTCCGTCAGGCCTGCGACATGATCCCCGGTGGGCCGACCGAAAACCTGGAAGCCAAGCGGATGGCCGAGGGCAAGGGCAGCGACTTCGCAGGCTTTGACTATCAGTACGTGGCCAAGAAGGTGGCGCCCACCTTCAAGATCCCGGAAGGGGAGCTCTACACCCGACTGGAATCAGGCAAAGGAGAGATTGGTGTGTTCATCCAGGGCAACAACGACGTGACCCCCTGGCGCTTCAAGATCCGCGCCGCCGACAGCAACAACCTGCAGATCCTTCCTCACATCCTGAAGGGGCACAAGGTGGCAGACATCATGGCGATTCTCGGCTCCATCGACGTGATCATGGGATCCGTTGATCGCTGA
- a CDS encoding neutral zinc metallopeptidase, with protein MQILHQSPAHAAWDLRHAAAVEDLLNQYIKTLPQGANMPSPRLFIYKGTAFSRACPQSGIDAPAYCPGDHTIYLEIGLGDQVASKYGDFGALSILSHEFGHAYMSQRKLHPRGKEGELAADAFAGGFARYVEQKGLLEAGDVNEARATFAAVGDYEVYHHDHHGTPIERRQAFEQGYQQGFRLPGDTSPPPTNPLPPAQSPGVPPTAEQHPPPIAPLNNGASPVTPLLGLGIGGMLLILILVGVITMINRARVDD; from the coding sequence ATGCAAATCCTGCATCAATCACCAGCTCACGCCGCATGGGATCTCCGCCATGCCGCAGCAGTGGAAGATCTGCTGAATCAGTACATCAAGACACTGCCACAGGGCGCGAATATGCCTTCTCCAAGGCTGTTCATCTACAAGGGCACTGCCTTTTCGCGTGCTTGCCCTCAATCGGGCATCGATGCACCCGCGTACTGTCCAGGCGACCACACCATCTATTTGGAGATAGGACTTGGAGACCAGGTCGCCAGCAAGTACGGCGATTTCGGAGCACTGTCGATCCTGTCCCACGAATTCGGCCATGCCTATATGAGTCAACGCAAGTTGCATCCCAGGGGCAAAGAGGGAGAGCTGGCCGCTGATGCCTTCGCAGGGGGCTTCGCGCGATATGTGGAGCAGAAGGGGCTTCTGGAAGCAGGTGACGTCAATGAAGCCCGTGCGACCTTTGCAGCAGTTGGCGACTACGAGGTGTACCACCACGATCACCACGGCACCCCTATAGAACGTCGCCAAGCCTTTGAACAGGGGTATCAGCAGGGATTCCGCTTGCCTGGTGATACGTCACCGCCTCCAACCAACCCACTCCCTCCAGCACAATCTCCTGGAGTGCCACCAACCGCAGAACAACACCCTCCACCCATCGCTCCTCTGAACAACGGAGCATCCCCTGTCACTCCCCTTCTGGGCTTAGGGATTGGAGGTATGCTCTTGATTCTGATCCTGGTCGGCGTGATCACCATGATCAATCGCGCCCGGGTGGATGACTGA
- a CDS encoding N-acetylmuramoyl-L-alanine amidase-like domain-containing protein, with product MNALDKAGLAEQTRQQHPARETAPFDFKVIPGTQAAFDRLQPLITGLSGAQTVAILALHFLGTPYAAFSLDADRQERVQLDLTRFDCMLFVEQLLALAASQTWNGFAEVTRQLRYANGEVGYCSRHHYFHYWGRSAEAAGLVDDITRDLPGQQSRVLKLNYMSSHPELYAPLRNQSTLACITRLEQVYDVVQTYIPNSSLNRVSSLLRSGDLFAVATSIRGLDVTHMGVIVNDDSGVSAVHAVPGQGVIRSKSFHRYVQSVPESIGAVILRPRSVLQTGVGQEQPGT from the coding sequence GTGAACGCCCTTGATAAGGCTGGGCTTGCCGAGCAAACACGCCAGCAGCATCCCGCCAGGGAGACAGCACCTTTTGATTTCAAGGTGATTCCTGGAACGCAGGCTGCATTCGACAGATTGCAGCCACTGATTACTGGCCTGTCTGGGGCTCAAACCGTTGCGATCTTGGCGTTGCATTTTTTGGGCACACCGTATGCAGCCTTCTCTCTTGATGCCGACCGTCAAGAGCGAGTTCAGCTGGATTTGACCCGTTTTGACTGCATGCTGTTTGTCGAGCAATTGCTCGCTTTGGCTGCTTCTCAAACCTGGAATGGATTCGCAGAGGTGACAAGGCAACTGCGATATGCCAATGGAGAGGTGGGCTATTGCTCAAGGCACCATTACTTTCATTACTGGGGTCGCTCTGCTGAAGCCGCTGGCCTTGTTGATGACATCACCAGGGATCTACCAGGCCAGCAGTCACGTGTCTTGAAGCTGAATTACATGTCGAGTCATCCAGAGCTATATGCTCCGCTGCGCAATCAATCCACCTTGGCCTGTATCACTCGATTGGAGCAGGTCTACGATGTTGTGCAGACCTACATCCCAAATTCAAGCCTGAATCGGGTCAGTTCCCTTTTGCGAAGTGGTGATCTGTTTGCGGTGGCCACCTCGATTCGCGGCTTGGATGTCACGCATATGGGAGTGATTGTGAATGATGATTCGGGTGTGTCTGCGGTCCATGCGGTGCCGGGGCAGGGGGTGATCCGCTCCAAGTCGTTTCACCGTTACGTCCAATCTGTTCCTGAGTCGATTGGAGCTGTGATCCTTCGACCGCGGTCTGTTTTGCAGACGGGAGTGGGTCAGGAGCAGCCAGGCACCTGA
- a CDS encoding DUF456 domain-containing protein codes for MDAAPGGDGLWWLALMVQLLSIPGTLLPLLPGLIWLPLGAGIWWLAVGWDLAWPSVVFALAVFGLGLCADVLALGLASDRLQASRWAVLGAGAGLLFGFFGLLPALPVGGPLLGVLFGPWLGAAMVETLATKKPPRMLGWLEALRRGAVVGLAVVAGLLVSRVAQVVLAFLGVVGFLLLSSR; via the coding sequence ATGGACGCTGCGCCAGGGGGTGATGGTCTCTGGTGGCTGGCCCTGATGGTTCAGTTGCTGTCGATCCCTGGAACCTTGCTCCCTCTCTTGCCAGGGCTGATCTGGTTGCCGCTTGGGGCAGGCATCTGGTGGCTTGCGGTGGGTTGGGATCTGGCCTGGCCTTCTGTGGTTTTTGCTCTTGCCGTGTTCGGCCTCGGACTTTGTGCCGATGTGCTGGCACTGGGTCTGGCTTCGGACCGACTTCAAGCCAGTCGCTGGGCAGTCCTCGGAGCGGGGGCAGGTCTGCTGTTCGGTTTCTTCGGACTACTTCCGGCTTTGCCCGTGGGTGGACCGCTCTTGGGCGTGCTGTTCGGCCCCTGGTTGGGGGCCGCAATGGTGGAAACCCTGGCGACAAAAAAGCCACCCCGGATGCTGGGGTGGCTTGAGGCCCTGCGGAGAGGGGCGGTTGTGGGTCTTGCGGTTGTCGCCGGACTCCTGGTGAGCCGAGTGGCGCAGGTGGTGCTGGCCTTTCTTGGTGTTGTTGGCTTTCTTTTGCTCAGTTCCCGTTGA
- a CDS encoding peptidoglycan recognition family protein — protein MPLRFPWQSVSDQHPSINGHADSNDEGGPQPKSKISKQGLSLPPLMELADAGVPPATKQEIASCVKTLGLTEEEDQTADTTNFGDRKVVDTWKRPLQAEPLIIVLHETVISEKATVAFFQTPHPNDADQASYHMLIARDGTRVRIVPDEKRAYGAGMSAFGDVTQRTKPSSVGSVNNIALHISLVSPEDGRDDRSGHSGYTQAQYRTLAAQVLLWQAKFGIPLTRLTTHEAIDRSHSRYDPRSFRWDRFDPEYQASARLCGFERFDNGQAGL, from the coding sequence TTGCCGCTCCGCTTCCCTTGGCAATCCGTCTCTGATCAGCATCCCTCGATCAATGGTCATGCCGATTCCAATGACGAGGGTGGACCCCAGCCAAAGAGCAAAATATCGAAACAAGGTCTGTCACTTCCTCCTTTGATGGAGTTGGCGGATGCGGGTGTGCCGCCTGCAACGAAGCAGGAGATTGCCAGCTGTGTCAAAACGCTTGGGCTAACTGAGGAGGAGGATCAAACCGCCGATACCACCAATTTTGGCGACCGAAAAGTTGTCGATACCTGGAAGCGACCTCTGCAGGCTGAACCACTCATCATCGTTTTGCATGAAACGGTGATCAGCGAGAAAGCGACGGTTGCATTCTTTCAAACTCCTCATCCCAATGATGCGGATCAGGCCAGTTATCACATGCTGATTGCCCGTGATGGCACACGCGTGCGCATCGTTCCGGATGAAAAGCGCGCCTATGGGGCGGGGATGTCGGCTTTTGGTGATGTCACCCAGCGCACTAAGCCGTCCAGCGTGGGATCAGTGAACAATATTGCCCTGCATATCAGCCTTGTGTCGCCAGAGGATGGTCGGGACGACCGCAGTGGGCACTCCGGCTACACCCAGGCTCAATATCGAACTCTGGCAGCCCAGGTGTTGCTATGGCAGGCCAAATTCGGAATTCCTCTAACGCGTCTGACGACCCACGAAGCGATTGATCGCAGCCATAGCCGCTACGACCCGCGTAGCTTCCGTTGGGATCGCTTCGACCCCGAATACCAAGCATCGGCTCGTCTCTGCGGTTTTGAACGGTTCGATAACGGGCAGGCCGGCTTGTGA
- a CDS encoding DUF2752 domain-containing protein produces MNTWLRRLQHSGYLLPTAATSYLLVKGLHPGIPGLSCPFRALTGVPCPGCFLTRATAAALAGNWSGSIELHAFGPLTAALVVTWSIQSLRTKRLFPKNITLAWIPIGTSALFIYWLLRVVFTYGFPSEGLWRFPAGF; encoded by the coding sequence ATGAACACCTGGCTCAGACGACTCCAACACTCTGGTTATCTGTTGCCGACTGCTGCCACAAGCTATCTGTTGGTTAAGGGATTACACCCTGGAATTCCAGGCCTTTCCTGTCCCTTCCGAGCCCTCACCGGTGTGCCGTGTCCAGGCTGCTTTCTCACCCGCGCTACAGCGGCAGCCCTCGCTGGCAACTGGAGCGGGTCGATTGAACTGCATGCTTTCGGTCCTCTCACCGCAGCGTTGGTGGTGACATGGAGCATTCAGTCGTTGCGAACGAAACGCTTGTTCCCCAAGAACATCACCTTGGCCTGGATCCCGATCGGCACTTCGGCGCTCTTCATCTATTGGCTACTCCGAGTGGTATTTACCTATGGCTTCCCCAGCGAAGGCCTGTGGCGCTTCCCAGCTGGCTTTTAA
- the rsmH gene encoding 16S rRNA (cytosine(1402)-N(4))-methyltransferase RsmH: MPDQSPGSTQVFMHVPVLADPLLQALVEEPGGLGLQGVLLDCTLGGGGHSALLLERYPGLRLIGLDQDPTARAAAAQRLAPMSDRVTIVATNFADYEPTEPVSLVLADLGVSSPQLDVAERGFSFRLDGPLDMRMNPEGGGETAAELIERLPEAELADLIYAYGEERLSRRIARRIKADLVSQGPYDGTASLAYAVAGCYPPKARKGRIHPATRTFQALRIAVNDELGVLDRLLAQAPDWLEPGGLLAIISFHSLEDRRVKTAFLQDERLQRITRRPLVASEEEQEQNPRSRSAKLRIARRRDAALVP, translated from the coding sequence ATGCCCGATCAGTCCCCCGGCTCCACTCAGGTGTTCATGCACGTCCCTGTGCTGGCTGACCCGCTCTTGCAGGCGCTGGTCGAGGAGCCTGGCGGCCTGGGCCTCCAGGGCGTTCTTCTCGATTGCACCTTGGGGGGAGGAGGCCACAGTGCGCTCCTCTTGGAGCGTTACCCCGGCCTGCGATTGATCGGTCTGGACCAAGACCCCACCGCCAGGGCCGCCGCTGCCCAGCGGTTGGCACCGATGTCTGATCGGGTCACCATCGTGGCGACCAACTTCGCTGATTACGAGCCAACGGAGCCGGTCTCGCTGGTGCTGGCCGATCTGGGCGTGAGCAGCCCACAGCTTGATGTGGCGGAGCGGGGCTTCAGCTTTCGCCTCGATGGTCCCCTCGATATGCGGATGAATCCGGAGGGCGGTGGGGAAACGGCAGCTGAGCTGATCGAACGCCTGCCGGAAGCCGAATTGGCCGATCTCATCTACGCCTACGGCGAGGAGCGTCTCTCCCGCAGGATCGCGAGACGGATCAAGGCGGATCTGGTCTCCCAGGGTCCTTATGACGGCACGGCCTCTCTGGCCTATGCCGTTGCTGGTTGTTACCCCCCGAAGGCCCGCAAAGGACGCATTCACCCAGCCACGCGCACGTTTCAGGCGCTGAGGATTGCGGTCAACGATGAATTGGGGGTGCTGGATCGCTTGTTGGCGCAGGCTCCTGACTGGCTTGAGCCCGGAGGGCTCCTGGCGATCATCAGCTTCCATTCGCTTGAAGATCGGCGCGTGAAAACGGCGTTTCTTCAGGATGAGCGCTTGCAACGCATCACCCGTCGCCCCCTGGTTGCCTCAGAAGAGGAGCAGGAGCAGAACCCCCGCAGTCGCAGCGCCAAACTGCGAATCGCCAGGCGCCGGGATGCCGCGCTCGTGCCTTGA
- a CDS encoding tubulin-like doman-containing protein: MKTIFAIGVGGTGAKCIEALVHLHGCGLLTDQEGNPARLGVFLVEPDQQSALLVRAQTAINRYGAMRRAVGRNSDRFARAELRDYGQWSPLTTSSGALSLDQVFPKAVLRTQAPGVAALFDCLFPPEEQSADLEVGFRGRPPIGSAVMSRISLDKEAQVGQWQQMLSDIQTAAGSGEAPVIHLFGSVFGGTGASGVPTLGQLLKNWLRQQGLTSIQVQASLLLPYFDFEGMADDDTGVHAESRNFQLNTDAALQYLRTSGRACFDRVYLVGSDIKARYGFSIGGTSQSNAAHVVELLAALGVCHPASSSNGYAHVLSRTEQQSMSWEDLPDNEIVGEALARGARFAVAWRNNISREINAAQKVPMRTFLSGAPWAQRFFHPAGAGASRGGRPGIRDKEQLTVQNAIDQYCDTLLQWLNQISSNLGSGFRQELFTADLLKPSDRYQNNLNRIVRGKARPRIAESSDSVEFIKVRMDRLSSDAIPHRGMAGLADCLWTLVV; this comes from the coding sequence ATGAAGACGATTTTCGCAATCGGCGTCGGCGGTACAGGTGCGAAATGCATTGAAGCGCTTGTGCACCTGCACGGCTGCGGCCTGCTCACGGATCAAGAGGGCAACCCCGCGCGTCTTGGGGTATTTCTGGTGGAGCCCGACCAGCAAAGCGCCCTGCTGGTTCGCGCCCAGACCGCCATCAACCGCTATGGCGCCATGCGCCGTGCCGTGGGGCGCAACAGCGATCGATTCGCACGTGCTGAATTGCGTGACTACGGCCAATGGAGCCCCCTCACCACTTCATCAGGCGCCCTCAGCCTCGATCAGGTCTTCCCTAAAGCCGTGCTGCGCACGCAAGCCCCCGGGGTTGCGGCCCTGTTCGATTGCCTTTTCCCTCCAGAAGAGCAAAGCGCCGATCTGGAAGTGGGCTTTCGCGGCCGCCCTCCCATCGGATCTGCCGTGATGAGCCGTATCAGCCTCGACAAAGAGGCACAGGTGGGTCAATGGCAGCAAATGCTGAGTGACATCCAAACCGCTGCCGGCAGCGGCGAGGCTCCAGTGATTCATCTGTTCGGAAGCGTGTTCGGTGGAACCGGTGCATCCGGTGTGCCCACCCTCGGTCAGCTGCTGAAGAACTGGCTAAGACAACAGGGGCTTACCAGCATCCAGGTGCAGGCCTCTCTGCTGCTGCCCTACTTCGATTTCGAAGGCATGGCTGATGACGACACCGGCGTTCACGCCGAGTCACGCAACTTCCAACTGAACACCGACGCTGCTCTTCAATACCTGCGCACCAGCGGCCGCGCCTGCTTCGACAGGGTTTACCTAGTGGGAAGCGACATTAAAGCCCGCTATGGCTTCAGCATCGGCGGCACGTCTCAGTCCAATGCCGCCCATGTGGTTGAGCTCCTTGCCGCTCTTGGGGTCTGCCATCCAGCTAGCAGCAGTAATGGCTACGCCCATGTGCTCAGTCGCACTGAGCAACAGAGCATGAGTTGGGAAGATCTGCCCGACAACGAAATTGTGGGCGAGGCCCTGGCCCGCGGAGCACGATTCGCCGTGGCCTGGCGCAACAACATCAGTCGAGAGATCAATGCAGCCCAAAAGGTGCCGATGCGCACCTTCCTCAGTGGTGCTCCCTGGGCTCAAAGGTTCTTCCACCCGGCGGGAGCTGGCGCCAGCCGAGGCGGCAGACCTGGCATCCGCGACAAGGAGCAGCTGACCGTGCAGAACGCGATCGATCAATACTGCGACACCCTGCTGCAGTGGCTGAATCAGATCTCAAGCAATCTGGGCAGCGGGTTCCGCCAGGAGTTGTTCACCGCCGATCTGCTCAAGCCAAGCGATCGCTATCAGAACAATCTGAATCGGATCGTGAGAGGCAAGGCCCGACCCCGCATCGCCGAGTCCTCCGACAGCGTCGAGTTCATCAAGGTGCGCATGGATCGCCTCAGCTCTGATGCGATCCCCCATCGCGGCATGGCAGGTCTGGCTGACTGCCTCTGGACCCTGGTGGTCTGA